The Candidatus Woesearchaeota archaeon genome includes the window ACCCATGCGAATGGTCATCATAACACCTGCACCAACAAAACCGCCTGTTGCAGCCGTACCACTAAAAGCGCTTTTTATAATGAGGGTTATTGCTTTGGGAAGCAATTCTATATTTGCAAAGACTATATATATCGCTCCAATAAAATAAAGTCCTATCATAACAGGAACAAGTTTACCTGTAACTTTACTAATGCTATGAATGCCTTTAAGAATAATAATGCCAACAGTAATCATTAAAACAATTGCAGTTACAACTTTAGGAATCTGTAGATTAGCATTTATTACATCAGCAATAGAATTTGATTGAATCATATTACCAACAGCAACAGCTGCAAAGGCGCCCATGACAGCGAAAAAACCAGCAGCGTACTTCCATTTGAGTCTTCTTGACATGACATACATGGGACCGCCAGACATGTGACCAAATTTATTTTTCATCCGATACTTAATTCCTAAAAAGCTTTCAGTAAACTTTGTTGCCATACCTAAAAGACCTGTAATCCACATCCAAAAAAGCGCGCCTGGACCACCAATTGCAATAGCCGTTGCAACACCAACAATATTTCCTGTGCCAACAGTTGCTGCAAGCGCTGTCATTAATGCTTGGAAGTGAGAAATATCCCCTTCTTGTTTATGGCTGTCTTTATGACGACTAAAGGCCATTTTTAATGCGTGACCGAGATGACGAAATTGCATCCCTTTAAGCGCAATAGTAAGTATAATTCCTGTTCCTAAGAGAAGAATGGGTAAAGGATAACTCCAAATGAAGTCGCCGAGTTTAATGATTATATCCGTATTGGTCATTTTACAAGTTTATTTTCCAGTTCTTCTTAATGGATTAAATATGTTATGTGTTGCAGCAGATTTTGGAGGGAAAACGCCTGCGCTCACTTTTTTTACATCTTCAATAGTATAAAACGCTTTAGGATTATGTTTTATGATTAGTTTACCTACTTTTTTTACATCTCGAGTATGCACCACGGTGTGAATGATGGTTGCTTTGTCTTTTTTGTCGGCTGATTTACTTACAGTAATACCAAATCCACTTTCTTTGAGTTCTTGTATGAGTTTATCACTATCTTTTTTAGTAATAATCCTAAAGAGTACTTCGCCAATGTTTATTTTTTCACTAAAAAGAATACCTATGTATGTTCCTGCAGCAAAACCACCCGCATAAGCAATAGCCCATAAGGGATTGTTCATGGAGGTAATAA containing:
- a CDS encoding DUF2179 domain-containing protein, with the translated sequence MDITLFMETGLFNWLIMPILIFIARLLDMSLGTLRVIFISKGQKFWAPLIGFFEVLIWLVVVRQIITSMNNPLWAIAYAGGFAAGTYIGILFSEKINIGEVLFRIITKKDSDKLIQELKESGFGITVSKSADKKDKATIIHTVVHTRDVKKVGKLIIKHNPKAFYTIEDVKKVSAGVFPPKSAATHNIFNPLRRTGK
- a CDS encoding sodium:alanine symporter family protein, with amino-acid sequence MTNTDIIIKLGDFIWSYPLPILLLGTGIILTIALKGMQFRHLGHALKMAFSRHKDSHKQEGDISHFQALMTALAATVGTGNIVGVATAIAIGGPGALFWMWITGLLGMATKFTESFLGIKYRMKNKFGHMSGGPMYVMSRRLKWKYAAGFFAVMGAFAAVAVGNMIQSNSIADVINANLQIPKVVTAIVLMITVGIIILKGIHSISKVTGKLVPVMIGLYFIGAIYIVFANIELLPKAITLIIKSAFSGTAATGGFVGAGVMMTIRMGVARGLFSNESGMGSAPVVAAAAKTKNPMTQGLISMTQTFIDTIVVCTLTGLVIIITGVWQTDLNGATLTSSAFATGIPSFGNYIVLITLVLFAFSTIIGWGYYGEKFLEYLFSTKIIHAYRLFYILFVGIGALLSLKLVWAIGDIAVAFMAIPNLIALIFLAKEVRKDEANYERKKF